The Paramisgurnus dabryanus chromosome 3, PD_genome_1.1, whole genome shotgun sequence genome includes a window with the following:
- the LOC135768934 gene encoding uncharacterized protein — protein sequence MLMLVKEELEKMTDPQPCRIKDEETEEQIDMMEVKEESQAEVDEKHQILKLNHNVSQKETLKTEDIKCEKSFSEDERPADHKRTHSEEKPLTCQQCGKSYSRKSNLNRHMKTHGGEKSYACHHCNKIFLYENKLKRHMRFHPGEKPYTCQQCGKSYTRKATLNRHMTAHRGEKPHACQRCDKSFSFKNHLKKHMITHSEKKPHACLQCEKSFIDKRGLETHMRSHTGEKPYICSQCEKCFASKDNLRSHMTVHTEVKPFTCQHCGKSFRTKAHLKIHVRIHTGEKPYVCQPCGMSFTFQASFYQHVRTHNGEKPHACHHCEKSFVYKNQLEIHMRSHTGEQPYVCHQCGKSLTTATALKTHLRIHTGEKPYTCHHCDKSFTEKSYLKIHIRLHTGEKPYTCQQCGKSSTTAAKLNKHLRTHTGEKPYTCHHCDKSFPDTSRLKMHMMIHTGEKPHVCHHCGKSFITTAVLKRHLGIHTGEKPHVCHQCGKGFTTTTVLKTHLRIHTREKPYTFHEKSLP from the exons ATGTTGATGCTGGTGAAAGAGGAGCTTGAGAAGATGACAGATCCACAACCATGCAGAATAAAGGATGAAGAGACTGAGGAACAAATAG ATATGATGGAAGTGAAAGAGGAGAGTCAAGCTGAAGTGGATGAGAAACATCAGATTCTAAAACTAAACCATAATGTTTCACAGAAAGAAACTCTGAAGACAGAAGATATaaagtgtgaaaagagtttcagTGAAGATGAACGCCCTGCAGATCACAAGAGGACTCACAGTGAGGAGAAACCTTTAacatgtcaacagtgtggaaagagttatTCCCGTAAATCAAACCTAAACAGGCACATGAAAACTCACGGGGGAGAAAAGTCATACGCATGCCATCATTGTAACAAGATTTTCTTATATGAAAATAAACTTAAGAGACACATGAGGTTTCAccctggagagaaaccttacacttgtcaacagtgtggaaagagttatACCCGTAAAGCTACCCTTAACCGGCACATGACAGCTCACAGGGGGGAAAAGCCACATGCATGCCAGCGTTGTGACAAGAGTTTCTCATTTAAAAATCATCTTAAGAAACACATGATAACTCACAGTGAAAAGAAACCTCATGCATGTcttcagtgtgaaaagagtttcatAGATAAACGTGGACTTGAGACTCACATGAGAagtcacactggagagaaaccttacatatGCTCTCAGTGTGAAAAGTGTTTTGCAAGCAAAGACAATCTTAGATCACACATGACAGTTCACACTGAAGTAAAACCGTTCACTTGTCAAcactgtggaaagagtttcagaacAAAAGCTCACCTTAAAATACATGTaaggattcacactggagagaaaccatacGTGTGTCAACCGTGTGGAATGAGCTTCACATTTCAAGCAAGCTTTTACCAGCACGTGAGAACTCACAATGGGGAAAAGCCACATGCGTGCCATCATTGTGAAAAAAGTTTTGTATATAAAAATCAACTTGAGATACACATGAGGTCTCACACTGGAGAGCAACCATATGTGTGccatcagtgtggaaagagtttaaCAACTGCAACTGCCcttaaaacacatttgagaattcacaccggagagaaaccttacacgtGCCATCACTGTGACAAGAGTTTCACAGAAAAAAGTTACCTTAAGATACACATTagacttcacactggagagaaaccatacACTTGTCAACAATGTGGTAAGAGTTCTACAACTGCAGCTAAGCTTAACAAACATTTGAGAActcacaccggagagaaaccttacacgtGCCATCACTGTGACAAGAGTTTCCCAGATACAAGTCGACTTAAGATGCACATGatgattcacactggagagaaaccacatGTGTGCCAtcactgtggaaagagttttataaCTACAGCTGTCCTTAAAAGACATTTGGgaattcacaccggagagaaaccaCATGTGTGCCATCAGTGTGGAAAGGGTTTTACAACTACAACTGTGcttaaaacacatttgagaattCACACcagagagaaaccttacacgtTTCATGAGAAATCATTACCTTAA
- the LOC135768935 gene encoding uncharacterized protein: MEVKEESQAEVDEKHQIVKINHNVSQKETLKKEDIKCENSFSEDERPADHKRTHSEEKPFECQQCGKSFTFQSNLSRHKKGHSGEKPHACQHCEKSFPDRSQLKMHMRSHTGEKPYTCQQCGKSFTLKSSLSRHMKAHSGEKPHACQHCEKSFPDRSQLKMHMRSHTGEKPHACLQCEKSFRDKRGLKAHMRSHTGEKPYICSQCGKSFSIKQTLKTHMKVHTEGKPFTCHHCGKGFRRKAQLNIHLRIHTGEKPYVCQQCGRSFTVECTLKIHMKTHSGEMPHACHHCEKSFPYKNQLERHMRSHTGEKPHVCRQCGKSFTTVSVLKRHLRIHTGEKPYTCQQCGKSFTFQTNLNCHMKTHVEEKPHACHHCDKSFPDTSKLKIHMRSHTGEKSFTCHHCGKVFLEKRYLKAHVMIHTEEKAHGCHHCKKSFITAYKLKIHMRTHTGEKPFICQHCGKSYTMKCNLSAHVREFHKKSSSP; the protein is encoded by the coding sequence ATGGAAGTGAAAGAGGAGAGTCAAGCTGAAGTGGATGAGAAACAtcagattgtaaaaataaaccataatGTTTCACAGAAAGAAACTCTGAAGAAAGAAGACATAAAGTGTGAAAATAGTTTCAGTGAAGATGAACGCCCTGCAGATCACAAGAGGACTCACAGTGAAGAGAAACCTTTTGaatgtcaacagtgtggaaagagtttcacttTTCAATCGAACCTTAGCCGGCACAAGAAAGGTCATAGTGGGGAAAAGCCACACGCGTGCCAGCATTGTGAAAAGAGTTTCCCAGATAGAAGTCAACTTAAGATGCACATGAGGTCTCACacaggagagaaaccttacacttgtcaacagtgtggaaagagtttcacccTTAAATCGAGCCTTAGCCGGCACATGAAAGCTCACAGTGGGGAAAAGCCACACGCCTGCCAGCATTGTGAAAAGAGTTTCCCAGATAGAAGTCAACTTAAGATGCACATGAGGtctcatactggagagaaaccacacgcatgtcttcagtgtgaaaagagtttcagaGATAAACGTGGACTTAAGGCTCACATGAGAagtcacactggagagaaaccttacatatgctctcagtgtggaaagagtttttcaATCAAACAGACTCTTAAGACACACATGAAAGTTCACACTGAAGGAAAACCGTTCACTTGTCATCACTGTGGAAAGGGTTTCAGAAGAAAAGCTCAACTTAACATACATTTgaggattcacactggagagaaaccatacgtgtgtcaacagtgtggaagGAGTTTCACAGTTGAATGTACCCTTAAGATACACATGAAAACTCACAGTGGGGAAATGCCACACGCGTGCCATCATTGTGAAAAAAGTTTCCCATATAAAAATCAACTTGAGAGACACATGAGgtctcacactggagagaaaccacatGTGTGCcgtcagtgtggaaagagttttacaacTGTAAGTGTCCTTAAAAGACAtttgagaattcacactggagagaaaccttacacgtgtcagcagtgtggaaagagtttcacctTTCAAACGAACCTTAACTGCCACATGAAAACCCACGTTGAGGAAAAGCCACACGCGTGCCATCACTGTGACAAGAGTTTCCCAGATACAAGTAAACTTAAGATACACATGAGgtctcacactggagagaaatcGTTCACTTGTCATCACTGTGGAAAGGTTTTTTTAGAAAAACGTTACCTTAAAGCACACGTGATGATTCACACTGAAGAGAAAGCACACGGGTGCCATCACTGTAAAAAGAGTTTTATAACTGCATATAAACTTAAGATACACATGAGgactcacactggagagaaaccattcaTTTGTCAACACTGTGGTAAGAGTTATACAATGAAATGTAACCTTAGTGCACATGTGAGAGAGTTTCATAAGAAATCATCATCACCTTAA